The following are encoded together in the Lactuca sativa cultivar Salinas chromosome 1, Lsat_Salinas_v11, whole genome shotgun sequence genome:
- the LOC111881114 gene encoding fasciclin-like arabinogalactan protein 12, which produces MSSSFLFLLLLILHSTTTTYSQTTASAPAPPGPANITKILEKASQYTILLRLFHMTQVGDQINTQLNNSDQGITVFAPTDNAFSGLKTGSLNSLSDQEKVELVQFHVIPTFLSTLQFQTISNPLRTQAGDSTYYEFPLNITTSGNQVNISTGVVNATVANTIYTDGSLAVYQVDKVLLPMSMFGPPAPAPAPVTEKTKKKSNAVDDTSSSDDGSATADASGTASGKRNLHGFIVGLAGAITFIGMLCS; this is translated from the coding sequence ATGTCGTCATCATTCCTGTTCTTACTGTTACTTATCCTCcattccaccaccaccacctattcTCAAACCACCGCGTCAGCTCCGGCACCACCAGGCCCCGCCAACATTACAAAAATCTTGGAAAAAGCCAGCCAATACACAATCCTCCTCCGCCTCTTCCACATGACCCAAGTCGGCGACCAAATCAACACCCAACTCAACAACTCCGACCAGGGTATCACCGTTTTTGCACCCACCGACAATGCTTTCTCCGGTCTCAAAACCGGATCCCTGAATTCTCTCTCCGATCAAGAAAAGGTCGAGTTAGTACAGTTTCATGTTATTCCGACTTTCCTCTCCACTTTACAGTTTCAAACTATTAGTAATCCGTTGAGGACACAGGCCGGAGACAGTACTTATTACGAGTTTCCCTTAAATATAACTACCTCCGGCAACCAGGTGAATATATCGACCGGTGTCGTTAATGCCACGGTGGCAAACACCATCTACACCGATGGTTCTCTTGCGGTGTATCAAGTGGACAAGGTGTTATTACCAATGAGCATGTTTGGTCCGCCAGCTCCAGCACCGGCCCCGGTGACTGAGAAGACTAAGAAGAAATCCAACGCCGTTGACGATACTTCTTCCTCTGACGACGGTAGTGCCACTGCTGACGCCTCCGGCACGGCTAGTGGCAAACGTAACTTGCATGGCTTCATTGTTGGCCTTGCCGGGGCTATTACTTTCATCGGGATGTTGTGTTCGTGA